One window from the genome of [Clostridium] celerecrescens 18A encodes:
- a CDS encoding GntR family transcriptional regulator produces the protein MIFKDASPHRTLSQTQLAYNYLLDKILSCQYLPGQDISEKMLNEELSFGRTPIREALVALKSQNLIMIYPRKGMQVRSFTQEYINEIYQIRKIVEPAIITQFKGTYSKNTILELQNQMQNSSQLNDMEFYKKDIQFHMYFIERTKNESLIAFYENIMIETYRLAVFAAIHHCSCREDNLPQHQQIIEALMTENDEQIAMAVNRHINHSLITLSKALEGIPGETFQERNTENS, from the coding sequence ATGATTTTCAAAGATGCATCCCCTCATCGTACCCTGTCTCAGACCCAACTGGCTTACAATTATCTTTTAGATAAAATCCTTTCCTGCCAGTATCTTCCCGGACAGGATATTTCCGAAAAAATGCTGAATGAGGAACTGTCTTTCGGAAGAACCCCCATTCGAGAAGCGCTTGTGGCTTTAAAAAGCCAGAATCTGATTATGATATACCCCAGAAAGGGTATGCAGGTCCGCTCCTTTACCCAGGAATATATTAATGAGATATATCAGATTCGGAAAATTGTGGAACCTGCCATTATCACACAGTTCAAAGGAACTTATTCCAAAAACACAATTTTAGAGCTCCAGAACCAGATGCAAAACAGCTCACAATTAAATGACATGGAGTTTTATAAAAAAGACATTCAATTTCATATGTACTTCATCGAAAGAACGAAGAATGAATCACTCATTGCTTTTTATGAGAATATTATGATCGAGACCTACCGCCTGGCCGTATTTGCTGCAATCCATCACTGCTCCTGCCGTGAAGATAACCTTCCCCAGCATCAACAGATCATTGAAGCATTGATGACAGAAAACGACGAGCAGATTGCCATGGCGGTAAACAGGCACATCAATCACTCGCTCATCACATTGTCAAAAGCCCTTGAGGGCATACCGGGCGAGACATTTCAGGAACGGAATACTGAAAACTCTTAA
- a CDS encoding substrate-binding domain-containing protein — MKSQITMKDMARHFGVSLNTIHKAIAGKPGVSEATRKKIMDYADANGYKLNAMASFLKRKNIKIAVCLPELDEDSKYFYSYIWQGYRKYMAEWGDLNIQVLEIPYKKGNLMETLRQLEKECEGSDKLDGLLTAPPRDEAGIHVIRQFTDKGVCVVFVTGDNDECGRLGTVVGDYYAAGQIMAEQICNILKEKSRILLMAGDQYKDSHYLVAKGFHEYIRQTRVEYAIEDLFGYYESDRLDESIMQTLTKNPPDAVCCVFARGSAVLYKALKSSGLAGKLPVIANDVFDENVAALKDGTFTNLVFKDPYKQAYLAMKMLCEYLLKDMEPKDRVRKVEIVLIFKSNVNYYWKNIEDMQYLRL; from the coding sequence ATGAAGTCACAGATTACGATGAAGGACATGGCCAGGCACTTTGGGGTATCGCTTAACACGATACATAAGGCAATTGCCGGGAAGCCGGGAGTCAGTGAGGCTACCAGGAAAAAAATAATGGATTACGCTGATGCCAATGGATATAAATTAAATGCCATGGCTTCTTTTCTTAAGCGGAAAAATATTAAAATCGCAGTTTGCCTTCCCGAACTGGATGAGGACAGCAAGTATTTTTACAGTTATATCTGGCAGGGTTATAGGAAGTATATGGCGGAGTGGGGGGACTTGAATATTCAGGTTCTTGAGATTCCATATAAAAAAGGAAATCTTATGGAAACACTCAGACAGCTGGAAAAAGAGTGTGAGGGCAGCGACAAGCTGGATGGTCTGCTGACCGCACCTCCCAGAGATGAGGCAGGAATTCATGTGATCAGGCAATTCACTGATAAGGGCGTATGTGTTGTGTTCGTTACAGGCGATAACGATGAATGCGGCAGGCTGGGTACCGTAGTCGGAGATTATTATGCGGCAGGTCAGATTATGGCAGAGCAGATATGCAATATTCTGAAAGAAAAAAGCCGCATTCTTCTGATGGCAGGAGATCAGTATAAGGATTCTCACTATCTGGTTGCAAAGGGATTTCACGAGTATATCAGGCAGACCCGGGTGGAATATGCCATAGAGGATTTGTTTGGCTATTACGAATCGGACAGGCTGGACGAAAGTATTATGCAGACCCTGACAAAGAATCCACCGGATGCGGTATGCTGCGTATTCGCCAGAGGAAGTGCAGTTTTATACAAGGCTCTTAAATCCAGCGGCTTGGCAGGAAAGCTTCCGGTAATTGCAAATGATGTGTTTGATGAAAATGTGGCGGCTTTAAAAGACGGTACGTTCACGAATCTGGTTTTTAAGGATCCCTATAAACAGGCGTACTTGGCAATGAAGATGCTCTGCGAGTATCTGCTTAAGGATATGGAACCAAAAGACAGGGTTCGAAAGGTGGAAATCGTCCTTATTTTTAAAAGCAATGTGAATTATTATTGGAAGAATATAGAGGATATGCAGTATTTAAGATTATAG
- a CDS encoding mandelate racemase/muconate lactonizing enzyme family protein translates to MKIREMRIYKALSEISKPIADATHDISEIAFYVVEIESTDGVTGQGYLLSFHYSPNGIEGALKDIKTFIESRDYSIFQTQDIQNDYETESEYFGITGLQRWALAALNIALWDAYARTLKQPIWKLFGCHTRKIPVYGSGGWISYSEKELVEEVVDYKRRGFQAVKIKVGSPEMNQDLERLTKVREAVGDDLKIMMDANQGMDVPSAVKLANSVENLNIHWFEEPVVNTDFEGYAAIRTKTRVSLAMGEREYNTVALRELIMRRALDLWQPDIIRLGGVEEWTRSAALANAFHIPVLPHYYKDYDVPLLASVRNPYGAESFDWIDGIIDNKMVIDNGYARPREGVGWGFNFLHQYLDEV, encoded by the coding sequence ATGAAAATCAGGGAGATGAGGATTTATAAAGCCTTATCGGAAATCTCAAAACCCATTGCAGATGCAACCCATGATATATCAGAAATTGCATTTTATGTGGTGGAGATAGAAAGTACGGACGGGGTAACCGGTCAGGGATATTTGTTGTCGTTTCATTACTCACCCAATGGGATCGAAGGTGCACTGAAGGATATTAAAACGTTTATTGAGAGCAGGGATTACAGCATTTTTCAAACGCAGGATATTCAGAACGATTATGAAACGGAATCAGAGTATTTTGGTATCACGGGACTGCAGCGGTGGGCTCTGGCCGCGCTGAATATCGCCCTTTGGGATGCTTATGCCAGGACTTTAAAGCAGCCTATCTGGAAGCTGTTTGGCTGCCATACAAGAAAGATTCCGGTATACGGCAGCGGTGGCTGGATCTCTTATTCGGAGAAGGAACTGGTGGAAGAAGTGGTTGATTACAAAAGGAGAGGCTTCCAGGCGGTGAAGATTAAAGTCGGATCTCCGGAAATGAACCAGGATTTGGAGCGTCTGACAAAGGTAAGAGAAGCAGTGGGCGATGACTTAAAGATCATGATGGATGCCAATCAGGGAATGGATGTTCCATCGGCAGTAAAACTGGCAAATTCGGTAGAGAATCTGAACATCCACTGGTTTGAGGAACCTGTTGTTAATACAGACTTTGAAGGGTATGCCGCAATCCGTACAAAAACCAGGGTTTCCCTGGCAATGGGAGAGCGGGAATACAATACGGTTGCCCTGCGGGAACTGATCATGAGAAGGGCTCTGGATTTATGGCAGCCGGACATCATCAGACTGGGAGGTGTAGAGGAGTGGACCCGATCGGCAGCACTGGCAAACGCATTTCATATTCCGGTGCTGCCACATTACTACAAGGATTACGACGTACCTCTTCTGGCATCTGTAAGAAATCCTTACGGTGCGGAATCCTTTGACTGGATCGACGGGATCATAGACAATAAGATGGTCATCGACAATGGCTACGCCAGGCCGAGGGAAGGCGTGGGCTGGGGATTTAACTTTCTGCATCAGTATCTGGATGAAGTATAA
- a CDS encoding DUF3841 domain-containing protein translates to MDRKDGFIELYTVQLNEIADSVKDGHCHYVKMKYIEDKYREVKGVFLNAYRWYVRQAAVIVDKPEQAESAVWSFVNEKYTDWHPGYTVMKLKVPVEEAVFFRMSDWNKVLNLRYVGRTKDEEDQYFEKLEKYGIKYEGDVYETPFYPQLKGELAASWTNLFRFDREVKSEGLLVFEDMQAGLWCIKKEWVAGERR, encoded by the coding sequence ATGGATCGTAAAGATGGATTCATAGAGCTTTATACCGTTCAATTAAATGAGATTGCAGACTCTGTAAAAGACGGTCACTGCCATTATGTAAAGATGAAATACATTGAGGATAAATATAGAGAAGTAAAGGGTGTTTTTTTAAATGCCTACCGTTGGTATGTCCGCCAGGCGGCCGTTATCGTAGATAAGCCGGAACAGGCGGAATCAGCGGTATGGTCGTTTGTCAATGAAAAATATACAGACTGGCATCCGGGTTATACGGTGATGAAGCTTAAGGTGCCGGTGGAGGAGGCCGTATTTTTCCGGATGTCCGACTGGAATAAGGTGTTGAACCTAAGATACGTTGGCAGGACAAAGGACGAGGAAGATCAATATTTTGAGAAGCTTGAGAAATACGGAATAAAGTATGAAGGGGATGTTTATGAAACTCCTTTTTACCCCCAGTTAAAGGGAGAACTGGCTGCAAGCTGGACCAATCTGTTTCGGTTTGACCGTGAGGTCAAAAGTGAAGGCCTCCTGGTATTTGAAGATATGCAGGCCGGGCTTTGGTGTATAAAGAAAGAGTGGGTGGCCGGCGAACGCAGGTAA